One Companilactobacillus heilongjiangensis genomic window, AAATTTGGCAAAATCAATTTCGGGCAAACTGATTCCGTAATTTTGTTGACCAGCTGACTGTTGTTCGTATTCAATAAATGCCAACAATTTGTTATTCAAAACAACATAGAGCATTGGCAAATTATATCTGACTGCTGTTGCGAAGTCTTGCATAACCATTGCAGTAGCACCATCTCCGGCAATTGCATATACGGGACGGTCTGGAAAGTCTTTCTTAGCGGCAATAGCTCCGGGCAACGCACAGCCCATAGTTCCTAGCCAGGCTGAGATTGTATACTTTTGACTGGATTTAGCTGTTAAAAATCTGGCACCGAATGCTGTTGAAGTCCCAACATCGATTGACCAAATTGTATCGCTAGGTGCGCTCTTACTAATATTGTGGAACATCAATGATGGCAAAACTCCTTGGTGTTTCTTGGAATAAACGTCTTGCATCCACTTGTGCCACTGACCAATTTTACCAACTGCTTCATCCAAATAGGGACGCTGCGGTACTTCAGTTCCTAACTCATTCAAGCGTATCAAAGCTTCTTTAGCATCGGCTTGAATCGCAATGTTTACGTGACGACGTTTGCCTAATCGATCAGCGTTGACGTCAATTTGAATCGCATCTACTTTCTTATTTAGGTAAGCCGTATATGGATAATCTGTGCCGACCATAATTACTAAATCGGCCTTTTGCATCATTTCAAACGCGGGCTTAGTTCCTAGTTTGCCCAATTGTCCCAAATTATAAGGATGGTCATCGTCAACTAATCCTTTGGCAGGCATTGTCAAAATAATAGGCAATTTATATTTCTCAATAAATTCCTTCATTTCCTTTTTGGCATCTTTAATACCAACTCCAGCTAAAACGATTGGATTAGCATGACTTTCAATCATTTCTAAGGCTTTCTTAATCTGCACATCATCAACCTTGTAATTTTCCATGTGAAAGTTGTCAACATTAGGCTTGAAATTATCCTTAATCATATGGTCTGGAATGTCATCTGGAATCGTCAAAACAGCCACACCTTTTTTCGAAATGGCAGTCCTGATTGCTTCATCTATAATTCTTGGCAATGATTGGGGATCCATAATAATTTTGTTATAGACAGCAACATCGTCAAATAGCACATGAGTATCAACTTCTTGGAAGAAATCTGTGTTGAGCAATTTAGATTGAACCTGCCCCACAATAGCCAGAACTGGCACGTGATCCATCTTGGCATCGTAAAGTCCGTTCAACAAGTGGATTGCGCCGGGACCTCCGATTGATAAACAAACGCCCAACTTTCCAGTTAATTTAGCATGAGCAGCAGCAGATAAAGCGGCAATTTCTTCATGTAATACGTGAGTAAAGGTGATTTTATCTTGAACTCGGTATAAAGCGTCAATCGTAGTATCGACTGAATCTCCGGGCAAACCGTAAATATTATCTACGCCCCACTTTGTTAAAACATCAATCATTTCATCAGATGCACGAACAGCCATAATCTCGTCTCCTAACATCACATTTACATATAACGTACCACAAAGATTTCACAATAAAAGAAATTTGCTTTGGACTGGCTTGACATGGTGTTAATGGCTAAACAATTGAGATTGTGAAATAAGTGCTATCCACTGATTCTCTTTTTAATCATTTCTGGTATCATATATCTATGGGACGCTACAGGGATGAGAACATTTGCCTGCTATGCGGAACGGTCTGAGCCACAGTGCGGTCTCAGGCCTCGGTTTGAAGCCTTGCAAAATCAGCAAGTCTCCAAACTCGCCCGGTGGTGTAATGGCTAAAGCCATAACGCCACACCCACAGCTGGCAAACGTTCTCACCCCTTCCGCTTGTTTCTTCAATTAAATTGGTTGATTGATAACTGAATATTATGTACACCGATACTTTAGTTATCTACAACCATTAGATTATCCAATTTAATTTTTATACCATGTATTCATAACATTAAAAAAACTTAGCCGGAGGTTGACAGTGATTTTCACCAACAGTGAAGGTGGAGTTGGGACTTTAGTCCTTACTCCACGGACGACTTTTGAGACGTGATTTTCGGCTCAAAAGCGAGGTTCGAGACCGTACTTTGGCTCGAACCGGTCCTCACAGCAGGCGAAAAATCACTGTCAACCGGAGGCGGATCAACACATATATCAGAGGGGATTTAAAAATGGTTAGACAGTTCCAACTTTATCGTTGGTTACGTTTCATCTTCTTGTTGGTTGCTGGCATTTTAATTGTCGTTGCGCCAATCAAGAGTTTCGATATCATCATCTACATTGTTTCCAGTTACATTGCCATTTATGGCGTGTTGTCCATTTTTGACGGTTTAAGTATTCGACGAACCACGGGGGAAAATAATATTGCTGTTGGATTAGGGATTGGCGCATTATTCTTGGCTTTAGCAGTTTTATTATTCGCAAAATTGCTTGTCCCACTTGTTCCACCAGTTTTAGGAATCATCCTGCTAGTCAACGGTATCAACCAATACCGTGATTCACATGAGATGACAAAAAAGGCTCCGGTAACGCCATACCTTGATTATTTCTACTCAGCATTGTTGATGCTGGCCGGTATCGTGTTTATCCTGAACCCTTCTAAAACTATTATTTTCATATATCAATTATTCGGTTTAAGCTTAATTATTTTAGCTTTCTTTGAAATCATAAACTCCAGAATCTATCGCAATTAGATCTGGATTTTTTTTAGCATTACGGTACTCAAACCATTGGGAATAGCGCTCTGTTCAAAGTGAGTTGTCGCTTGCCATGTCTGCACATTTTCACCGCTACGAACTGAGATGGCTTCAACAATGAGCGTTCCCAGTTTAAAGCTATTCAAATTGTGGACATTAACGCCCATGATGGCAGCTGAACTCTTCTGGTCAACATTCAAATTGGCACCGATACTGGCGGCTGTTTCGGAAAGCATTGCGTTGATACTGCCGGCTTTCTTCTCTTCCATATTTAAATGTTCTTCCGTCAAATCCATCTGCAAGACAACTTTATGTCTCCCTTGTTCAAGTACTTCGATTCCTAAATCCTTTAATAAACTCATTTTGTACCTCAATTTTTTTCGATAATTAGTAAAAAATTCTTATATATGTGTTTTACAATAAATCATAATGTATTAATCGTATCAAATTTTTGATTGAAAAGAGGTCATATTTTGGAAAACTGGTTAGTCAAACGTGCAAAACTCGATCCAAACAAAATTGCGTTGATACTGGAACACGCGGATTTTACCTTCAGCGAGCTCAATTCAACTGTTCAACTCTTCGCCGGTAAACTTTATTCTAGCGGCATTCGCCAAAACGACCCCGTAGCGTTATTTACCGATAATTGTTTTAATGGCTACGTTGCCATTTTAGCACTTCAACAGTTGGGAACACGAACTATCTTCCTCGACACCGAGCTATCCCAAGCCACTTTGACCTACCAGTTGCACGACTGCAATCCCAAAATGATTCTAATCAGCGATTCAGCCAATACGAGAGAAATCAAGCAAATCACATGGAACAAAGCTTTCATGTCCGATATTTTGAGTCTGAGAAAAGACCCCAAATATCAACCAATATCGGAGTTCACCGATACTCAAGTTTCCTCCGTTTTCTATACGCCAAGCGCTGACAGTAACGACACCGGCGTTATGTTAACGTATGGCAATTACTTCTACTCCGCCATGGGTACCGCTTTAAACCTTGGTATCAACAAGAAAGATTCTTGGGTTCTGACGTTGCCACTTTTCAACGTGCCAGGGTTTATTATCATCATGCGGGCACTGATATACGGCATCGGCGTTTATTTAATTGATGGCTTCGACATCGACCATATCAACAAAGTTTTGATCAATGAACGAGCAACAATAATTTCTCTGATCCCTTCTTTATTGCGAGAACTATTAAATAATTTACCAAAAGGACAGCGTTATAACGATAACTTCCGTTGTATTTTCCTAGGTACTGGTCGAATTGATAATTGGACCTTGTTGCGCTGTAATATGTTGGAAATCCCAGTTTTACAGTCATACGGCATGACCGAAACAACCTCGAATATATCGGCTTTGAACTTTGACGATGCCGAAATCAAGGCTGGATCCTGTGGCCAACCATTTTTCACAACTCAGATTCGAATTACCAATATCAATCAAGATAATATCGGTAACATCGAATTAAAATCACCTACAGTCGCAGTCGGCTACCTCAATAAACAGGAACTCTACCAATCTAGGTTCACTGAAGATGGCTTTTTCAAAACCGGTGATGTCGGTTACTTAGACGATGACAACTTCCTCTATATAAAAGGCCGCCAAGCCGATTTAATCTATTCCGGCGACAAAATCATCTATCCCGAAGAAGTCGAAAACATCTTCCGCAGTGTCAACGGCATCATCGACATCTGTATCGTAGGCATTCCGGGCAAAGATGGCAAAGAAGTTCCAGTAGCATATTTAACAATGCAAGAAAATGCCTTTTTAACCAGCGCCGACTTGCAAGAATTTGGTCAACACAATTTAGTCGATTATCAAGTTCCCAGCGAGTATCGTCAGATTGACAAGTTTCCCAAGTCAACGAACGGAAAGATATTAAGAAACAGACTTTTGAATTTAGACTATAAAACAATTTAGAGAGTGAGACCAAACATGGCCAACTCTCGAACATTAAGATAAATATGGACTGTAATCCGATTTAGGATTGCGGTCCATATTTGGTTTAATAAGTGGAAAAGTTATGTTTTATCGCACGTTTACACCGCATATTTAATGAATATGACAGTTATGTCCCAAGATTCTTTTGTTCGGCTCGAATTTAGATTTTGTTTCTAGTTTCAAAATCAAAAATTACACATCCTATCGCAATCTTAAAAACTTATTTATTAAACGAACTAGCCGGAGGTTGACAGTGATTTTCGCCAGCAGTGAAGGTTGAGTTAGGACTTTAGTCCTTACTCAACGGACGACTTTTGAGA contains:
- a CDS encoding pyruvate oxidase translates to MAVRASDEMIDVLTKWGVDNIYGLPGDSVDTTIDALYRVQDKITFTHVLHEEIAALSAAAHAKLTGKLGVCLSIGGPGAIHLLNGLYDAKMDHVPVLAIVGQVQSKLLNTDFFQEVDTHVLFDDVAVYNKIIMDPQSLPRIIDEAIRTAISKKGVAVLTIPDDIPDHMIKDNFKPNVDNFHMENYKVDDVQIKKALEMIESHANPIVLAGVGIKDAKKEMKEFIEKYKLPIILTMPAKGLVDDDHPYNLGQLGKLGTKPAFEMMQKADLVIMVGTDYPYTAYLNKKVDAIQIDVNADRLGKRRHVNIAIQADAKEALIRLNELGTEVPQRPYLDEAVGKIGQWHKWMQDVYSKKHQGVLPSLMFHNISKSAPSDTIWSIDVGTSTAFGARFLTAKSSQKYTISAWLGTMGCALPGAIAAKKDFPDRPVYAIAGDGATAMVMQDFATAVRYNLPMLYVVLNNKLLAFIEYEQQSAGQQNYGISLPEIDFAKFAEACGGIGERITTDQEFSEAIAKYRHPEKPVLLDVAVTDEAPLPGKIMMDEAQGYAKFSFDHILDKGSMPKLPPMKEILRSFL
- a CDS encoding DUF308 domain-containing protein; translation: MVRQFQLYRWLRFIFLLVAGILIVVAPIKSFDIIIYIVSSYIAIYGVLSIFDGLSIRRTTGENNIAVGLGIGALFLALAVLLFAKLLVPLVPPVLGIILLVNGINQYRDSHEMTKKAPVTPYLDYFYSALLMLAGIVFILNPSKTIIFIYQLFGLSLIILAFFEIINSRIYRN
- a CDS encoding PaaI family thioesterase: MSLLKDLGIEVLEQGRHKVVLQMDLTEEHLNMEEKKAGSINAMLSETAASIGANLNVDQKSSAAIMGVNVHNLNSFKLGTLIVEAISVRSGENVQTWQATTHFEQSAIPNGLSTVMLKKIQI
- a CDS encoding AMP-binding protein gives rise to the protein MENWLVKRAKLDPNKIALILEHADFTFSELNSTVQLFAGKLYSSGIRQNDPVALFTDNCFNGYVAILALQQLGTRTIFLDTELSQATLTYQLHDCNPKMILISDSANTREIKQITWNKAFMSDILSLRKDPKYQPISEFTDTQVSSVFYTPSADSNDTGVMLTYGNYFYSAMGTALNLGINKKDSWVLTLPLFNVPGFIIIMRALIYGIGVYLIDGFDIDHINKVLINERATIISLIPSLLRELLNNLPKGQRYNDNFRCIFLGTGRIDNWTLLRCNMLEIPVLQSYGMTETTSNISALNFDDAEIKAGSCGQPFFTTQIRITNINQDNIGNIELKSPTVAVGYLNKQELYQSRFTEDGFFKTGDVGYLDDDNFLYIKGRQADLIYSGDKIIYPEEVENIFRSVNGIIDICIVGIPGKDGKEVPVAYLTMQENAFLTSADLQEFGQHNLVDYQVPSEYRQIDKFPKSTNGKILRNRLLNLDYKTI